The window GGTGACGCTCGTGCTCTTCGCGACGCCGCCGAGCGCTCCGATCGGCACGGCGAAATCGGGACGCCAGGGCGACGCATCGGCCGCGTCGATCGTTCCGTCGCCGTTGCTGTCCACGTCCACCCACTTGAGTCCCGGGCCGCCGGCGCTCGCCGCGTCGAGCCCGTTGCGGTCCCCTTCGAGCCAGCTCGAATCGGGAACCGAGAAGAACGTCCCGCCGTCGTCCGCGGCGTTGGTGCAGCGCAGCGTGAGACGCGCCGCCACGACCGGCTGCGTGACGCTCGTGAGATCGAACTTCAGGTAGCTGATGCCGGCGGGGGACCGGTCGGCGTCCATGAAGGTGGCGCGCCCGTGGTCCCACGTCGCCTCGGTGCCCTTCTCGATGTACGTGTCCGCGACCGGGGCGAGGTCGAGGGTCGTGACTCCGCCGCTCGGCGCCGGCGAGGGCGTCGTGGCGGGGGTGGAGGTGCGCGACGGCGTCGCCGACAGGGTGGCGGTTGCGGTCCGTGTCGGCGCGGCCGTCGTCGTCGGGGTCGGCGTTCTCGTCGGGTCGCAGGCGGCGCCGGGCGCGCACCCGGCGGGGTCGAGCTCGACGACGAGGGCGGGGCGCGTGACGGCGCTCGTCGCTTCGCGGGAGGCATAGGTCGCTCCGTCGCTCGTGCCGTTCCGGATGGCGAGCGTGTGCCGCCCGCCGGCCGCCACGCCGGCCGTCACGTCCGCCGTCGCGGCCTGGCCGCGGACCACCGCGCCGAGGGTTCCGAGCGGACGTGTGAAATCGGGCATCCACGGGGACGCGTCCCCCGCATCCAGGCTCCCGTCGGCGTTCGTGTCCACCTGCGTCCACGTGAGGCCCGGCCCGCTCGTACTGCCGGCGGACGTTCCTTCGATCCAGCTCGAATCCGCGACCATGTAGAGCGTGCCTCCGTCGGTGGAGGCGTTGGTGCAATGGAGACGCAGGGTCGCGCGTCGCACGGTCCCCGCGACCGAGGAGAGGTCGAAGGCGAGATACGTGACGCCGTAGGGAGAGCGGTCGACGTCGAGCCACCCGGCGGCCCCGTGATCCCACGCCGCCTCCGTCCGGCTCTCGATGTAGGTATCGGCGACCGGTGCCAGCTCGATCGTCGTTCCAGCGGTCGGGAGCGGCGTCGGCGCGGCGCTCGCGGTGGCGGTGTGGGTCGGCGTGGCGGTGCGCGTCGGCGTCGGGGTCCGGGTCGGCGTGCGGGTGGGCGTGCGCGTGGCGGTCGGCAATGGGGTGGCGGTGCGGGCCGGGGTGCTCGTGAGGCACGGCGCCGGGACGTAGCTGCACTCGGATGCGGCATCGCACCGATCCGTGGTGCACGGATCCCCGTCGTCGCAGTCGGCGTCCGACGCGCAGACGGTGGGCTCGATCTCGACGAGCAGGACCGGGCGGTCGGCGGCGCTCGCCGCTTCACGGGAGCCGTAGGTGGCGCCATTCGTGGACTCGCTGCGGATGGCGAGCGTCTGCGGCACGCCATCGGCCGTGATCCCCGACGTCACGTCGACGCTCACGGTCTGGCCCACGTCCACCGCGCCGATGCTGCCGACGGGACGCGCAAAGTCTGGCATCCAGGCCGACACGTCGCCCGTGTCGAGATTCCCGTTGCCGTTGGTGTCGACCTGCGTCCACTTGAGGCCGGGTCCGCTCGCGCTGCCTGTCGTCGTGCCCTCGATCCAGCTCGAATCCGCGACCGGGTAGACGGTGCCGCCGTCCGGGGATTTGTTGGTGCATCGCAACTGGAGGGTCGCCCGGCGCATCACGCCCGGGATCGCGGAGAGGTCGAAGGTCAGGTACGCGACGTCGTAGGGCGAGCGGTCGACGGCGAGCGACGCCGCGGCGCCGTGGTCCCAGGCCGCTTCGGTCTGGTTCTCGATGTAGGTGTCGGCCACCGGTGCGAGGCAGTACGTCGTGTCGATGAGGCAGGCGGGCGAGCAGCCGTCGCAGGGCAGGTCGTTCCCGTCGTCGCAGCTTTCGCCGCCGGTCACCACGCCGTTGCCGCAACCGGTTGGCGTGCAGTTGGCGTCGCATCCGTCGCCGCTCGCCGCGTTCCCGTCGTCGCAGATCTCGCCCGGATTCACCGTGCCGTCGCCGCAGACGCCCGGAGGATTCTTCGCGAGGACCGCCAGATCGCGCACCGCGCCGTCGCTTCGCACCATCTCGAGGGTGAGGACGGTGCCGTCGACGGCGACGCGCACGAAGTGGTTCGCCGATTCCTGGTACGCCGTGAACGCGCTCTCGCCACCGGC of the Deltaproteobacteria bacterium genome contains:
- a CDS encoding metallophosphoesterase — translated: MAGACSLAIRELPAGPVGIRTGGPASGTVCAVPVSALTPGTPYAYTPRANGVALAPESTFQTDDPTLPFTFLVVGDTGCGCPAQNLVRDRMLENPADFILHTGDMIYENGEAANFDPRFFLPYRDLIREVVFWPLLGNHDVRTAGGGGQPWRDAFHTPANNAAGSEHYYSFDFGNAHVVVLDSNASLSPGSAQYTFLNQNLAASTATWKIVAFHHTIYSSGTHGSATSIRASLVPVFDAQGVDLVFMGHDHHYERTLPMFADQAVAPGQGTTYVTTGGGGRSLYAGGESAFTAYQESANHFVRVAVDGTVLTLEMVRSDGAVRDLAVLAKNPPGVCGDGTVNPGEICDDGNAASGDGCDANCTPTGCGNGVVTGGESCDDGNDLPCDGCSPACLIDTTYCLAPVADTYIENQTEAAWDHGAAASLAVDRSPYDVAYLTFDLSAIPGVMRRATLQLRCTNKSPDGGTVYPVADSSWIEGTTTGSASGPGLKWTQVDTNGNGNLDTGDVSAWMPDFARPVGSIGAVDVGQTVSVDVTSGITADGVPQTLAIRSESTNGATYGSREAASAADRPVLLVEIEPTVCASDADCDDGDPCTTDRCDAASECSYVPAPCLTSTPARTATPLPTATRTPTRTPTRTPTPTRTATPTHTATASAAPTPLPTAGTTIELAPVADTYIESRTEAAWDHGAAGWLDVDRSPYGVTYLAFDLSSVAGTVRRATLRLHCTNASTDGGTLYMVADSSWIEGTSAGSTSGPGLTWTQVDTNADGSLDAGDASPWMPDFTRPLGTLGAVVRGQAATADVTAGVAAGGRHTLAIRNGTSDGATYASREATSAVTRPALVVELDPAGCAPGAACDPTRTPTPTTTAAPTRTATATLSATPSRTSTPATTPSPAPSGGVTTLDLAPVADTYIEKGTEATWDHGRATFMDADRSPAGISYLKFDLTSVTQPVVAARLTLRCTNAADDGGTFFSVPDSSWLEGDRNGLDAASAGGPGLKWVDVDSNGDGTIDAADASPWRPDFAVPIGALGGVAKSTSVTVDLTAGFQGGPGLYTVAIRSQSSDGVTYASREASTVTSRPILRLSLAP